Genomic segment of Gammaproteobacteria bacterium:
TTGGTCGCTGTCGCCGCGATTGCCGGCGTCACCGCCTTCGGCACCGACATCAGCAGCTTCTTGGCCGGCCTGGGCACCCAGTTCAGCTTCTAGGTCCTCCAAGCAGAAGTTGAGAAACGAAGGGACATGTCCCTCTCTACAACTTTCTGCTACGGCGAACACGGGAACGCTTCTTAGCGTCGTGTCAAACAAAATAACGGAACTGGAATGAGCGAGGGACACAAAGGGGTGTCGCCTCGCTCATTTTTGTGCATCTACCCATTACAC
This window contains:
- a CDS encoding Flp family type IVb pilin, with the translated sequence MMAALSREDGQGLAEYGMIIALVAVAAIAGVTAFGTDISSFLAGLGTQFSF